In Solea senegalensis isolate Sse05_10M linkage group LG18, IFAPA_SoseM_1, whole genome shotgun sequence, a single window of DNA contains:
- the LOC122759191 gene encoding carnitine O-palmitoyltransferase 1, liver isoform-like isoform X1, translating into MAEAHQAVAFQFTVTPEGIDLQLSHQALTEIYLSGVRSWKKRIIRLKNSVVTGVYPASPSSWLFVVIAILATMYTRSDPSMGLIAKIQEHLPVSKSMSTQCQVVVSAVLFSTMLWLLLIFTMRLCLKQLLSYHRWMFEQHGKMSNTTKVWVALVRIFSGRKPLLYSYQGSLPNLPVPAVKDTVKRYLESVRPLMDDDKYELMTKLATEFESSLGKRLQWYLKLKALWASNYVSDWWEEYVYLRGRSPIMVNSNYYGMDLYVTPTPIQAARAGNSIPAFFLYRRKLNKEEIKPSRIPGTVIPLCAAQCERIFNTTRTPGEETDSVQHWQDSDYIAIYHRGRYFRLRVYQAGRLLSPREIEFQIQRILDDPSPPSAGEAKLGALTAGDRIPWAKARQTYFSSGINKRSLDCIERAAFFVTLDDEEQGILGDDPQASLDRYAKSLLHGKCYDRWFDKSFSVVYYKNGKNGINAEHSWADAPVLAHLWEYTLATDCFQLGYNAEGHCKGDVDASLPKPQKLNWEIPPECEEQITQSLAVAQTLADDVDFHVLSFQDFGKGRIKRCRVSPDALIQTALQLAYYRNRKTFCLTYEASMTRLFREGRTETVRSCTNESCAFVRALEGGEAAEVCRRLFRSASEKHQQLYRMAMTGAGIDRHLFCLYVVSKYLGVESPFLKEVLAEPWRLSTSQTPVQQAELFDIVNHPEYISCGGGFGPVADDGYGVSYYILGENMINFHISCKHSCPDTDAHKFGAEIRKALHDLIQMLSPSPREATFTAQSRPEAKKDL; encoded by the exons ATGGCAGAAGCGCACCAGGCGGTGGCCTTCCAGTTCACAGTCACTCCTGAGGGTATTGACCTGCAGCTGTCCCATCAGGCCCTCACTGAGATCTACCTCTCCGGTGTGCGCTCCTGGAAGAAGAGAATCATCAGACTGAAG AACAGTGTGGTGACGGGTGTGTATCCTGCGAGCCCCTCCTCCTGGCTTTTTGTGGTCATAGCAATCCTGGCTACCATGTACACACGCTCCGATCCCTCCATGGGCCTCATAGCCAAGATACAGGAGCACCTGCCCGTCAG CAAGTCGATGAGTACGCAGTGCCAGGTGGTGGTGTCAGCAGTGCTCTTCAGCACCATGCTGTGGCTCTTGCTCATCTTCACCATGCGCTTGTGCCTCAAGCAGCTCCTGTCCTACCACCGCTGGATGTTTGAGCAACATGGCAAAATGTCCAACACCACCAAAGTCTGGGTG GCGTTGGTGCGGATCTTCTCTGGCAGGAAGCCTCTGCTCTACAGCTACCAGGGTTCACTGCCAAATCTGCCTGTGCCTGCTGTCAAGGATACTGTGAAGAGG TATCTGGAATCTGTGCGCCCTCTAATGGATGATGACAAGTATGAGCTTATGACCAAACTGGCAACAGAGTTTGAGAGCAGCCTTGGTAAGCGCCTGCAGTGGTACCTCAAACTCAAAGCTCTGTGGGCATCCAACTAC gtGAGTGATTGGTGGGAGGAATACGTCTACTTACGGGGACGAAGCCCCATCATGGTCAACAGCAACTACTATGGCATG GACTTGTACGTGACACCCACACCGATCCAGGCGGCCAGGGCAGGCAACAGCATTCCCGCGTTCTTCCTGTACCGTCGCAAACTCAACAAAGAGGAGATAAAACCT AGCCGTATACCAGGCACTGTCATTCCACTGTGTGCTGCTCAGTGTGAGAGGATATTCAACACAACACGCACTCCTGGAGAGGAGACCG ACTCTGTGCAGCACTGGCAGGACAGTGACTACATAGCCATCTACCACAGGGGTCGGTATTTCCGTCTGAGGGTGTACCAGGCGGGCAGACTCCTGTCCCCCAGGGAGATCGAATTCCAGATCCAGAGGATCCTTGACGACCCTTCACCTCCCTCTGCAGGGGAGGCCAAACTCGGGGCTCTCACGGCTGGAGACAG AATTCCATGGGCTAAAGCCAGACAGACATATTTCAGCAGCGGGATCAATAAACGCTCTCTGGACTGCATCGAGAGAGCCGCCTTCTTCGTGACCTTGGATGATGAAGAACAAGGCATTCTGGGAGACGACCCTCAGGCCAGTTTAGATCGCTATGCCAAGTCCCTGTTACATGGTAAATGTTATGACAG GTGGTTTGACAAGTCCTTCTCAGTTGTTTACTACAAGAACGGAAAGAACGGCATAAATGCAGAGCACTCGTGGGCTGATGCTCCAGTGTTGGCACACTTATGGGAG TACACACTAGCCACCGACTGTTTCCAGCTGGGTTACAATGCAGAGGGTCACTGCAAAGGAGATGTAGATGCATCACTACCAAAACCCCAGAAGCTGAACTGGGAAATCCCTCCAGAG tgtgagGAGCAGATCACTCAGTCCCTGGCAGTGGCCCAGACTCTGGCCGACGATGTGGACTTCCATGTTTTATCCTTCCAAGACTTTGGCAAAGGAAGGATCAAGAGGTGTCGGGTCAGTCCAGACGCCCTCATTCAGACGGCTCTTCAGCTGGCCTACTACAGG aATCGCAAGACGTTCTGCCTGACGTATGAAGCTTCCATGACCCGTCTGTTCAGGGAGGGCCGCACCGAAACCGTCCGCTCCTGTACTAACGAGAGCTGTGCCTTTGTGCGAGCACTGGAGGGTGGAGAG GCAGCAGAGGTGTGCAGGCGTTTGTTCCGGTCAGCGTCTGAGAAGCACCAGCAGCTTTACCGCATGGCGATGACCGGCGCTGGTATCGACAGACACCTCTTCTGCCTCTACGTGGTTTCCAAATACCTTGGAGTGGAGTCTCCGTTCCTGAAAGAG GTGTTGGCTGAACCCTGGCGTCTGTCCACCAGTCAGACTCCAGTCCAGCAGGCGGAGCTCTTTGACATTGTCAACCACCCAGAGTACATCTCCTGTGGAGGGGGCTTTGGTCCG
- the LOC122759191 gene encoding carnitine O-palmitoyltransferase 1, liver isoform-like isoform X2 — MAEAHQAVAFQFTVTPEGIDLQLSHQALTEIYLSGVRSWKKRIIRLKNSVVTGVYPASPSSWLFVVIAILATMYTRSDPSMGLIAKIQEHLPVSKSMSTQCQVVVSAVLFSTMLWLLLIFTMRLCLKQLLSYHRWMFEQHGKMSNTTKVWVALVRIFSGRKPLLYSYQGSLPNLPVPAVKDTVKRYLESVRPLMDDDKYELMTKLATEFESSLGKRLQWYLKLKALWASNYVSDWWEEYVYLRGRSPIMVNSNYYGMDLYVTPTPIQAARAGNSIPAFFLYRRKLNKEEIKPWLLRSAVPCCSYQFERMFDTCRIPGAQTDSVQHWQDSDYIAIYHRGRYFRLRVYQAGRLLSPREIEFQIQRILDDPSPPSAGEAKLGALTAGDRIPWAKARQTYFSSGINKRSLDCIERAAFFVTLDDEEQGILGDDPQASLDRYAKSLLHGKCYDRWFDKSFSVVYYKNGKNGINAEHSWADAPVLAHLWEYTLATDCFQLGYNAEGHCKGDVDASLPKPQKLNWEIPPECEEQITQSLAVAQTLADDVDFHVLSFQDFGKGRIKRCRVSPDALIQTALQLAYYRNRKTFCLTYEASMTRLFREGRTETVRSCTNESCAFVRALEGGEAAEVCRRLFRSASEKHQQLYRMAMTGAGIDRHLFCLYVVSKYLGVESPFLKEVLAEPWRLSTSQTPVQQAELFDIVNHPEYISCGGGFGPVADDGYGVSYYILGENMINFHISCKHSCPDTDAHKFGAEIRKALHDLIQMLSPSPREATFTAQSRPEAKKDL, encoded by the exons ATGGCAGAAGCGCACCAGGCGGTGGCCTTCCAGTTCACAGTCACTCCTGAGGGTATTGACCTGCAGCTGTCCCATCAGGCCCTCACTGAGATCTACCTCTCCGGTGTGCGCTCCTGGAAGAAGAGAATCATCAGACTGAAG AACAGTGTGGTGACGGGTGTGTATCCTGCGAGCCCCTCCTCCTGGCTTTTTGTGGTCATAGCAATCCTGGCTACCATGTACACACGCTCCGATCCCTCCATGGGCCTCATAGCCAAGATACAGGAGCACCTGCCCGTCAG CAAGTCGATGAGTACGCAGTGCCAGGTGGTGGTGTCAGCAGTGCTCTTCAGCACCATGCTGTGGCTCTTGCTCATCTTCACCATGCGCTTGTGCCTCAAGCAGCTCCTGTCCTACCACCGCTGGATGTTTGAGCAACATGGCAAAATGTCCAACACCACCAAAGTCTGGGTG GCGTTGGTGCGGATCTTCTCTGGCAGGAAGCCTCTGCTCTACAGCTACCAGGGTTCACTGCCAAATCTGCCTGTGCCTGCTGTCAAGGATACTGTGAAGAGG TATCTGGAATCTGTGCGCCCTCTAATGGATGATGACAAGTATGAGCTTATGACCAAACTGGCAACAGAGTTTGAGAGCAGCCTTGGTAAGCGCCTGCAGTGGTACCTCAAACTCAAAGCTCTGTGGGCATCCAACTAC gtGAGTGATTGGTGGGAGGAATACGTCTACTTACGGGGACGAAGCCCCATCATGGTCAACAGCAACTACTATGGCATG GACTTGTACGTGACACCCACACCGATCCAGGCGGCCAGGGCAGGCAACAGCATTCCCGCGTTCTTCCTGTACCGTCGCAAACTCAACAAAGAGGAGATAAAACCT TGGCTGTTAAGGTCTGCAGTTCCTTGCTGTTCCTATCAGTTTGAGCGGATGTTTGACACTTGTCGAATCCCCGGAGCGCAAACAG ACTCTGTGCAGCACTGGCAGGACAGTGACTACATAGCCATCTACCACAGGGGTCGGTATTTCCGTCTGAGGGTGTACCAGGCGGGCAGACTCCTGTCCCCCAGGGAGATCGAATTCCAGATCCAGAGGATCCTTGACGACCCTTCACCTCCCTCTGCAGGGGAGGCCAAACTCGGGGCTCTCACGGCTGGAGACAG AATTCCATGGGCTAAAGCCAGACAGACATATTTCAGCAGCGGGATCAATAAACGCTCTCTGGACTGCATCGAGAGAGCCGCCTTCTTCGTGACCTTGGATGATGAAGAACAAGGCATTCTGGGAGACGACCCTCAGGCCAGTTTAGATCGCTATGCCAAGTCCCTGTTACATGGTAAATGTTATGACAG GTGGTTTGACAAGTCCTTCTCAGTTGTTTACTACAAGAACGGAAAGAACGGCATAAATGCAGAGCACTCGTGGGCTGATGCTCCAGTGTTGGCACACTTATGGGAG TACACACTAGCCACCGACTGTTTCCAGCTGGGTTACAATGCAGAGGGTCACTGCAAAGGAGATGTAGATGCATCACTACCAAAACCCCAGAAGCTGAACTGGGAAATCCCTCCAGAG tgtgagGAGCAGATCACTCAGTCCCTGGCAGTGGCCCAGACTCTGGCCGACGATGTGGACTTCCATGTTTTATCCTTCCAAGACTTTGGCAAAGGAAGGATCAAGAGGTGTCGGGTCAGTCCAGACGCCCTCATTCAGACGGCTCTTCAGCTGGCCTACTACAGG aATCGCAAGACGTTCTGCCTGACGTATGAAGCTTCCATGACCCGTCTGTTCAGGGAGGGCCGCACCGAAACCGTCCGCTCCTGTACTAACGAGAGCTGTGCCTTTGTGCGAGCACTGGAGGGTGGAGAG GCAGCAGAGGTGTGCAGGCGTTTGTTCCGGTCAGCGTCTGAGAAGCACCAGCAGCTTTACCGCATGGCGATGACCGGCGCTGGTATCGACAGACACCTCTTCTGCCTCTACGTGGTTTCCAAATACCTTGGAGTGGAGTCTCCGTTCCTGAAAGAG GTGTTGGCTGAACCCTGGCGTCTGTCCACCAGTCAGACTCCAGTCCAGCAGGCGGAGCTCTTTGACATTGTCAACCACCCAGAGTACATCTCCTGTGGAGGGGGCTTTGGTCCG